The region TCAAGACGTTTCTCGTTATCGGGCTGATCGCGGTGGTCGTCGTCATCGTCGTGACGCTCGTGGCCAAACTCCCCCGCCGCAGCTAGCGCCGTGCAGCCGCTGCCCGCGACGGCGGACAGCGGCCCGGCGGCTGTCACGAAGTGGCGGCCCCGGCCGGCACGAGCGCCGCGTTCTGCCGTTCGAACTGCTTGGCGACGCCGCCGCGCCACCCCTCGGCCATGGCCTGTGACAGCGGATCGGGGAAGATGTCCTCCTCTCCGTTCTCGATGCCGTCGAAGATGGCTCGCGCCACGGACTCCGGCGAGGCCGTGGGAATGTCGAGATCTCGGGTCATCTCGGTGTCGGTGGGGCCGGTGAGGACGCTGTGCACGGTCACGCCCTGTCGTGCCAGCAGCAAGCGCAGCGACTGCGTCAGAGAGAACGCGGCCGCCTTCGAGATCGAGTAGGCCGGCGCGAACGGCACGGGAGCGAGGGCCGCCAGCGACACGTTGGTAACGATCGCTCCCTGAGAGCGAGTCAGCGACGGCAGGAAAGCCTGGCTCACGCGGTAGGTGCCGAACAGGTTGACGTCCAGGGTCTGCTCGATTGCGGCGAGATCGCTCAGGTCGTCAAAGGGCTGGACGCCGGCGTTGTTGATCAGGAGATCGAGCGAGTCGATGCTCGCGGCCGCCTCGTCGATCTGCTCCGCGTCGGTTACGTCCAGAGCCAGCGGGGTGACGCGCTGATCGGGGTGAGCGACCGGGTGGCGTGCCGCGGCATATACCCGTGCCGCGCCTCGCCGCAGGGCCTCCTCGACCAGCGCCCGGCCGATGCCGCGGTTGGCCCCGGTCACCAGCACTGTCGTGTCCTTGATGGTCATGCCCGTTCCTCCGGTTCTGCGGTGGTCTCGCGGTTCCGCGCCGCTCGTTCGGCGGCCTGCTTATATAGACCAGCCGCACCCGGCGGAATCGCCGCGCCGGTGGGTTAGGCTCCGATCGTGCCCGTTGCCGTCCGTCTTGCCCCTGGTTGCCGCCCGCGCGGCTGCCGGGCGCCTGCGCGGCGCGTGCTCGGGCGCAGGGTGCGGTACGTGATCGGCTCCGAGGCTGGTCAGGTCGACGGCAGGCGATGGCGCGGCGCGGCGCGCATCGCGCGGGGCATCTGAGGGAGATCGTTCTCCCCGGTGTCCG is a window of bacterium DNA encoding:
- a CDS encoding SDR family NAD(P)-dependent oxidoreductase → MTIKDTTVLVTGANRGIGRALVEEALRRGAARVYAAARHPVAHPDQRVTPLALDVTDAEQIDEAAASIDSLDLLINNAGVQPFDDLSDLAAIEQTLDVNLFGTYRVSQAFLPSLTRSQGAIVTNVSLAALAPVPFAPAYSISKAAAFSLTQSLRLLLARQGVTVHSVLTGPTDTEMTRDLDIPTASPESVARAIFDGIENGEEDIFPDPLSQAMAEGWRGGVAKQFERQNAALVPAGAATS